One genomic window of Streptomonospora nanhaiensis includes the following:
- a CDS encoding sodium/solute symporter: MGALAAVALVVAGTLVIGLRGVAAMRTTSDFLVASRRVSPLLNSAAVSGEYLSAASFLGVAGLVVKDGVGALWYPVGFTAGYIAMLILVAAPLRRSGALTVPDFAEARLRSPGLRRLSAAVVLVIGALYVVPQFRTAGLVLSAVSATPYWVGVVIAGFVVSVTLALGGMRAATYVQAFQFGLKLLLFIVPAVWLVVAAGPEVRHAAVHPVDFTRFAADTPVSFQVDVTLVVEEPTRVRTGEGDPRLLRPGEHPMAGGTSAVFPEGARVPEVRGDAPLDAQQWARPLLDQEGDGHPLVGTWAVLVATALGTMGLPHILMRFHTSPDGRAARRTAAITVALLGVFYLFPGVYGVLGRVLVPELYLSNATDTVVVALPAQVDTGWAGTLATALLTMGAFAAFLATSLGLVLVMAGAIAHDLLPGGLRRLRATVVGVAAATVLLALPAAGIDVGVVVTWGFTVAAATFCPLLVLGVWWPRLTAAGAVAGVLTGLLTTLGAIALALFGPPLGGLGGLLVTQPALWTVPLAFAAMAGVSLRGRPPSWSRRAMLRLHLDERRREGPQAPPRPGGPGAGAR, from the coding sequence TCGCCGCTGCTGAACTCCGCGGCGGTGTCGGGGGAGTACCTGTCGGCGGCGTCGTTCCTGGGCGTGGCCGGGCTGGTGGTCAAGGACGGCGTGGGCGCGCTGTGGTACCCGGTCGGGTTCACCGCGGGCTACATCGCCATGCTGATCCTGGTGGCGGCGCCGCTGCGCCGCTCGGGCGCGCTGACCGTGCCCGACTTCGCCGAGGCGCGGCTGCGCTCGCCGGGGCTGCGGCGGCTGAGCGCGGCGGTGGTGCTGGTCATCGGCGCGCTGTACGTGGTGCCGCAGTTCCGCACGGCCGGGCTGGTGCTCAGCGCGGTCAGCGCCACCCCCTACTGGGTGGGCGTGGTGATCGCCGGGTTCGTGGTGAGCGTGACGCTGGCGCTGGGCGGCATGCGCGCGGCCACCTACGTGCAGGCGTTCCAGTTCGGGCTCAAGCTGCTGCTGTTCATCGTCCCGGCGGTGTGGCTGGTGGTGGCGGCCGGACCCGAGGTGCGCCACGCCGCCGTCCACCCGGTCGACTTCACCCGGTTCGCCGCCGACACCCCGGTTTCCTTCCAGGTCGACGTCACCCTGGTGGTGGAGGAGCCCACGCGGGTGCGCACCGGCGAGGGCGACCCCCGGCTGCTGCGGCCCGGCGAGCACCCCATGGCCGGCGGCACCTCGGCGGTGTTCCCCGAGGGGGCGCGCGTGCCCGAGGTGCGCGGCGACGCCCCGCTGGACGCCCAGCAGTGGGCGCGGCCGCTGCTGGACCAGGAGGGCGACGGCCACCCGCTGGTGGGCACGTGGGCGGTGCTGGTGGCCACGGCGCTGGGCACCATGGGGCTGCCGCACATCCTGATGCGGTTCCACACCAGCCCCGACGGCCGGGCGGCGCGGCGCACGGCGGCGATCACGGTGGCGCTGCTGGGCGTGTTCTACCTGTTCCCCGGGGTCTACGGGGTGCTGGGGCGGGTGCTGGTGCCCGAGCTGTACCTGTCCAACGCCACCGACACCGTGGTGGTGGCGCTGCCCGCCCAGGTCGACACCGGGTGGGCGGGCACGCTGGCCACCGCGCTGCTGACCATGGGGGCCTTCGCGGCGTTCCTGGCGACCTCGCTGGGCCTGGTGCTGGTGATGGCCGGCGCCATCGCGCACGACCTGCTGCCGGGCGGGCTGCGGCGGCTGCGCGCCACGGTGGTGGGGGTGGCGGCGGCAACGGTGCTGCTGGCGCTGCCCGCCGCAGGTATCGACGTCGGGGTGGTGGTGACCTGGGGGTTCACCGTGGCGGCGGCGACGTTCTGCCCGCTGCTGGTGCTGGGCGTGTGGTGGCCGCGGCTGACCGCCGCGGGCGCCGTGGCGGGGGTGCTCACCGGGCTGCTGACCACCCTGGGCGCGATCGCGCTGGCGCTGTTCGGGCCGCCGCTGGGCGGGCTGGGCGGGCTGCTGGTGACCCAGCCGGCGCTGTGGACGGTGCCGCTGGCGTTCGCGGCGATGGCGGGGGTCTCGCTGAGGGGCCGGCCGCCGTCGTGGTCGCGGCGGGCGATGCTGCGGCTGCACCTGGACGAGCGGCGGCGGGAGGGGCCGCAGGCGCCGCCGCGGCCGGGCGGGCCGGGCGCCGGGGCGCGCTGA
- a CDS encoding long-chain-fatty-acid--CoA ligase, producing METALSPLEFARRTRRLYPDLDAVVDGDLRLTYAGFFERCDRWSAALQRMGVRKGDRVAYIAPNTHAQLESFYAVPQIGAVLVPVNYRLAPDDFAYIIEHSGAEVVCAHADQLAAVDRVRDRLPHVRHFVALEGSAPGWADYETLLAESAPDYTPVEIAETDLLTINYTSGTTARPKGVMITHRNAYMNVVGTLLHLRLGLGERYLWTLPMFHANGWTYTWTVTAVGAVHVCLRAVDPARVFALIRDEDVAWLCAAPTVLITLANTPEEVRGRVRPGVHVVTAGAAPAADTIGRLEETFGWTVTHVYGLTETTPFITVCEPRPEHAGLPPAERAAVKARQGVELITSGELKVLDSSGAEVPWDGTTVGEIAVRGNVVMAGYYNDPEATERVMGDGWFHTGDAAVTHPDGYVEIQDRIKDVIISGGENISSIEVEGVLLRHPAVQEVAVVGVPHERWGETPRATVVLREGAHATAEELIAFARDNMAHFKAPTQVEFTDALPKTATGKIQKYVLRRGASAVSRQ from the coding sequence GTGGAAACCGCCCTCAGCCCGCTTGAGTTCGCCCGGCGCACGAGGCGGCTGTATCCCGATCTCGACGCCGTGGTCGACGGCGATCTCCGGCTCACCTACGCCGGCTTCTTCGAGCGCTGCGACCGCTGGTCGGCCGCCCTCCAGCGCATGGGGGTGCGCAAGGGCGACCGCGTCGCCTACATCGCGCCCAACACCCACGCCCAACTGGAGTCGTTCTACGCAGTGCCCCAGATCGGCGCCGTGCTGGTGCCGGTCAACTACCGGCTCGCCCCCGACGACTTCGCCTACATCATCGAGCACTCCGGCGCCGAGGTCGTGTGCGCGCACGCCGACCAGCTCGCCGCCGTCGACCGCGTGCGCGACCGGCTCCCCCACGTGCGCCATTTCGTGGCGCTGGAGGGCTCCGCGCCGGGCTGGGCGGACTACGAGACCCTGCTGGCGGAGTCCGCGCCCGACTACACGCCGGTCGAGATCGCCGAGACCGACCTGCTCACCATCAACTACACCAGCGGCACCACCGCCCGCCCCAAGGGCGTGATGATCACCCACCGCAACGCCTACATGAACGTGGTCGGCACGCTCCTGCACCTGCGTCTGGGGCTGGGCGAGCGCTACCTGTGGACGCTGCCCATGTTCCACGCCAACGGCTGGACCTACACCTGGACCGTCACGGCCGTCGGCGCCGTCCACGTGTGCCTGCGCGCCGTCGACCCCGCCCGCGTGTTCGCCCTGATCCGCGACGAGGACGTGGCGTGGCTGTGCGCCGCGCCCACGGTCCTGATCACGCTGGCCAACACCCCCGAGGAGGTGCGCGGCCGGGTCCGGCCCGGCGTGCACGTCGTCACGGCGGGGGCCGCCCCGGCCGCCGACACCATCGGGCGGCTGGAGGAGACCTTCGGCTGGACCGTCACCCACGTCTACGGCCTGACCGAGACCACGCCGTTCATCACCGTCTGCGAGCCCCGCCCCGAGCACGCCGGGCTGCCGCCCGCCGAGCGCGCCGCCGTCAAGGCCCGCCAGGGCGTGGAGCTGATCACCAGCGGCGAGCTGAAGGTCCTGGACTCCTCCGGCGCCGAGGTGCCCTGGGACGGCACCACCGTCGGCGAGATCGCCGTGCGCGGCAACGTGGTGATGGCGGGCTACTACAACGACCCCGAGGCCACCGAGCGGGTCATGGGCGACGGCTGGTTCCACACCGGCGACGCCGCCGTCACCCACCCCGACGGCTACGTCGAGATCCAGGACCGGATCAAGGACGTCATCATCTCCGGCGGCGAGAACATCTCCTCCATCGAGGTGGAGGGCGTGCTGCTGCGCCATCCGGCCGTCCAGGAGGTCGCGGTGGTGGGCGTGCCGCACGAGCGGTGGGGCGAGACCCCCCGGGCCACCGTCGTCCTGCGCGAGGGCGCGCACGCCACGGCCGAGGAGCTGATCGCCTTCGCCCGCGACAACATGGCCCACTTCAAGGCCCCCACCCAGGTGGAGTTCACCGACGCCCTGCCCAAGACCGCCACCGGCAAGATCCAGAAGTACGTCCTGCGCAGGGGGGCCTCGGCGGTGTCCCGGCAGTAG
- a CDS encoding DUF485 domain-containing protein, translated as MTDSDHATGGPPPDHDWERVQASPEFVELRRRLRVFVFPMTAFFLAWYLLYVILADYAHDFMAIPVAGNINIGLVFGLLQFVSTFVITGLYVRYANRRLDPVADKIRTDIEKTGA; from the coding sequence GTGACCGACTCCGACCACGCCACCGGCGGACCGCCGCCGGACCACGACTGGGAGCGGGTGCAGGCCAGTCCCGAGTTCGTGGAGCTGCGCAGGCGCCTGCGCGTCTTCGTCTTCCCGATGACGGCGTTCTTCCTGGCCTGGTACCTGCTCTACGTGATCCTGGCCGACTACGCGCACGACTTCATGGCCATCCCGGTGGCGGGCAACATCAACATCGGGCTGGTCTTCGGGCTGCTCCAGTTCGTCTCGACGTTCGTGATCACCGGCCTCTACGTGCGCTACGCCAACCGGCGCCTGGACCCGGTGGCCGACAAGATCCGCACCGACATCGAGAAGACGGGGGCCTGA
- a CDS encoding solute symporter family protein, whose product MDAGTLTLADTALTDVNPVLNISIFGLFVAITLVIVLRASRNTKTAADYYAAGRAFSGPQNGIAIAGDYLSAASFLGICGAIALYGYDGFLYSIGFLVAWLVALLLVAELLRNTGKYTMGDVLAFRMRQRPVRAAAAISTLAVSFFYLLAQMAGGGGLVNLLLGIEGAVAQSVVIAVVGVVMIIYVLIGGMRGTTWVQIIKAVLLIAGAFVMTVWVLGLHGFNLSELLAQAVERGGENGEALLAPGAQYGIDAMTRLNFLSLGIALVLGTAGLPHVLMRFYTVPTAKEARRSVVWAIALIGVFYLFTLVLGYGAGALVGPETIEGAPGGPNSAAPLLALALGGPILLGFIAAVAFATILAVVAGLTITASASFAHDVYANLIRKGAEDKVGEVRVARITALVIGAVSIIGGILARDQNVAFLVALAFAVAASANLPTILYSLFWKRFNTSGALWSIYGGLVITITLIVFSPAVSGSETAMLPNADFAIFPLSNPGLVSIPLSFLLGWLGTVLSKEHNARKQAEMEVRSLTGIGAEKAASH is encoded by the coding sequence ATGGACGCCGGCACCCTCACCCTGGCCGACACCGCGCTGACCGACGTCAACCCGGTCCTCAACATCAGCATCTTCGGGCTGTTCGTCGCGATCACCCTGGTGATCGTGCTGCGGGCCAGCCGCAACACCAAGACCGCCGCCGACTACTACGCCGCCGGCCGGGCGTTCAGCGGCCCGCAGAACGGCATCGCGATCGCGGGCGACTACCTCTCGGCCGCGTCCTTCCTGGGCATCTGCGGCGCCATCGCGCTCTACGGCTACGACGGCTTCCTCTACTCGATCGGGTTCCTGGTGGCCTGGCTGGTGGCGCTGCTGCTGGTCGCCGAGCTGCTGCGCAACACCGGCAAGTACACCATGGGCGACGTGCTGGCCTTCCGGATGCGCCAGCGGCCCGTCCGCGCCGCCGCCGCGATCTCCACCCTGGCCGTGTCGTTCTTCTACCTGCTGGCGCAGATGGCGGGCGGCGGCGGCCTGGTCAACCTGCTGCTGGGCATCGAGGGCGCGGTCGCGCAGTCGGTGGTGATCGCGGTCGTGGGCGTGGTCATGATCATCTACGTGCTGATCGGCGGCATGCGCGGCACCACGTGGGTGCAGATCATCAAGGCCGTGCTGCTGATCGCGGGCGCCTTCGTCATGACGGTGTGGGTGCTGGGGCTGCACGGGTTCAACCTGTCGGAGCTGCTGGCCCAGGCCGTGGAGCGCGGCGGCGAGAACGGCGAGGCGCTGCTGGCGCCCGGCGCGCAGTACGGAATCGACGCCATGACGCGGCTCAACTTCCTGTCGCTGGGGATCGCCCTGGTGCTGGGCACCGCCGGCCTGCCGCACGTGCTGATGCGCTTCTACACCGTGCCCACCGCCAAGGAGGCGCGGCGCTCGGTGGTGTGGGCGATCGCGCTGATCGGCGTGTTCTACCTGTTCACGCTGGTGCTGGGCTACGGCGCGGGAGCGCTGGTGGGGCCCGAGACCATCGAGGGCGCGCCGGGCGGCCCCAACTCCGCGGCGCCGCTGCTGGCGCTGGCGCTGGGCGGGCCGATCCTGCTGGGGTTCATCGCGGCGGTGGCGTTCGCGACCATCCTCGCGGTGGTCGCCGGGCTCACCATCACCGCCTCGGCGTCCTTCGCCCACGACGTCTACGCCAACCTGATCCGCAAGGGGGCGGAGGACAAGGTCGGCGAGGTGCGGGTCGCCCGGATCACCGCCCTGGTGATCGGCGCGGTGTCGATCATCGGCGGCATCCTGGCCCGCGACCAGAACGTCGCGTTCCTGGTGGCGCTGGCGTTCGCGGTGGCGGCCTCGGCCAACCTGCCGACGATCCTCTACTCGCTGTTCTGGAAGCGGTTCAACACCTCCGGGGCGCTGTGGAGCATCTACGGCGGCCTGGTCATCACGATCACGCTGATCGTGTTCTCCCCGGCGGTGTCGGGCAGCGAGACGGCCATGCTGCCCAACGCGGACTTCGCGATCTTCCCGCTGTCCAACCCGGGCCTGGTGTCGATCCCGCTGTCCTTCCTGCTGGGCTGGCTGGGCACGGTGCTCTCCAAGGAGCACAACGCCAGGAAGCAGGCGGAGATGGAGGTCCGCTCCCTCACCGGAATCGGTGCCGAGAAGGCGGCCTCGCACTGA